A stretch of DNA from Micromonospora sp. WMMD1155:
CGGTGAAGCAGGCGTCGGCGCTGTCCTCCGGGGTCGCGTCGATGGCCGTACCGAGGTCGAGTTCCACGCCGTCGTCGGTGCACAGGGTCAGGTCGACGGCCCCGCCCGTGCTGTGCGGGGCCACCTCGACCGGTGAGACGAACTTGGTGGTCTCCCGGTGCAGCCGCTCGGCGGACCAGTCCGGGTGCCGACGACGCAGCTCGTCGCGGTAGCCGGTGAAGATGGCCGACTGCGCCTGGTACGGCCGGTAACCCTCGACCACCAGCAGGCGCAGCCCGGCGGGCAGGGCACGCTGCGCGGCCAGCAGGCGGTCCACGACCCCGGCGCGCAACCGGGCGTACGCCCCGGCGGGGTCGGCGGCGCGGCCGTCGAGGCGCAGCTCGGGCAGGGCCCGCAGGTCCACCAGCGGGTCGCCGTCGTCGGAGCTGGGCACGGCCGCCACCCGGGGATCGGAGAGCAGGATCATCGGACGCTCCCCGCCGTCATCGCGGGCCGTCCGCTGTGCCGGACGCGGGCCAGCTCGACGAGTCGGTCCACCACCTCCCGGTAACCGACACCGACGGCAGCCCACACCTTCGGGTACATCGAGTGCGCGGTGAAGCCGGGCATGGTGTTCAGCTCGTTGACGTACACCGCGCCGGTCTCCTCCTCGTAGAAGAAGTCGACGCGGGCCAGGCCCCAACCGCCGATCGCGGCGAACGCGCGCAGCGACAGGTCACGGATCCGCTCGGTCACCTCGTCCGGCAGGACGGCGGGGACGATCATCGGGTCGGCGTCGCCGAAGTACTTCTGCTGGTAGTCGAACCAGCCGCCGACGACCTGCACCTCACCGACCGCCGACGCCTCGGGGCGCGAGCCGCCGAGCACCGCGCACTCCAACTCGCGACCGGTGACCCCCTGCTCGACCATGACCACCTGGTCGTGGCGGAGCGCCTCCGCCACGGCGGCGGCCAGGTCGTCGCCCTCCCCGACCCGGGTGATGCCGATCGAGGACCCCATACCGGCCGGTTTGACGAAGAGGGGTCGGCGCAGCCCGGCGACCAGTTCCTCCGGGTCGTCGACCGTCCGGAAGGTGTGCGAGTCGAAGGCGACGTACGGGGTGACCGGAATGCCCTCGGCCCGCAGCGCCCGCTTCATCGCCACCTTGTTCATGCCCACCGCGGAGGCGAGGATGCCGCAGCCGACGTACGGCACGTTCAACGACTCCAACAGCCCCTGGACCACACCGTCCTCACCGAACGGGCCGTGCAGCACCGGGAAGACCACGTCCAGCTCGGCGTGCACCGCCCCGGGTGCGTTGGCGGCGGCCACCTGCACGACTCCGGGGCGCGGGCCGCGACGCAGCTCGACGGCCGGGCCGGTGACCGTCAGTTGGTCGTCGATGGCCCGCTCGCCGGCCGGCCGGTCGCGCAACTCGGCCAGGACCGCGTCGGGCATCAGCCGGAACCCGCCACTGCGGGTGACACCGATGGCGACCGTGCGGTAACCGCTGCCGGTGAGCGCCCGGGCGACTCCGAGCGCCGACGCGCAGGACACCTCGTGCTCGGCCGACGGGCCGCCGAACAGGATGCCGATCCGAACGGGTGCGCTCACGCCGCCACCCCCTCCGCCGCCGTCACCACGATGGGCCGCTGGACCACCAACCGGGCCAGCAGCGACGCCTCGACGTTTCCGCCGGTCAGCACCACACCGACCGTCCGCCGCCGACCGCGGCCCACGCCCGCGTCGCCGGAGAGCCGGAGCGCACCGGCCAGCCCCGCCGCACCGGACGGCTCGGCGAGCACCCTGAACTCCATCAGGATCAGCCGGAAAGCCGCACTGATCTCGTCGTCGTCGACCCGGACGACTCCGCGCAGCACATCGCGCACGATGGCGAACGGCAGCTCACCCACGCAGGTCGGCCGCAGCCCGTCCGCGATCGTGGGCGCGGGCGCGACCGGCACGCGCTCACCGGCCGCCAGGCTGCGGGCGAGCGAGTCGCAACCCATCGGCTCCACGCCGTACACCTCGATGCCTTTCCCGGCCGCGGCCAGGCACGCGCCGGCCACCCCACCACCACCACCGACGGGTACGACGAGCGCGTCCAGCGGTGTGCCCGCGCGCTCGGCCTCCTCGATCAGCTCCAGGCTGGCCGTCCCCTGCCCGGCGATGACGTCCGGGTGGTCGTACGCGTCGACGACCGGATGACCGGTCTCGTCGCTGAGCTTGTCGGCCGTCGCCACCCGCTCCTGCACGTCGGTCCCCGCGAGGACGACGCGCGCCCCCGCCACGCGGGCCCGGTCGACCTTCGTCGGTGCCGCGTCGACAGGCAGCACCACGGTCGCGGCGAGCCCGTGTTCCCGGGCGGCCAACGCCACCGCGATCGCGTGGTTCCCGGTGCTCTGCGCGATCACGCCGGAATGGCCGTCAGCGGCGAGCCGACCCACCGCCCGCAGCGCGCCCCGCATCTTGTACGAGCCGCCGTTCTGGAGGTTCTCGGCCTTCAGCAGGATGCGCGCCCCGGCCAGATCGTCGATCACCGGGGACCGCAGCACGGGGGTGCGGACCACCCGTCCGGCGAGCCAGTCGGCGGCCTCCCCGAC
This window harbors:
- a CDS encoding M15 family metallopeptidase; the encoded protein is MILLSDPRVAAVPSSDDGDPLVDLRALPELRLDGRAADPAGAYARLRAGVVDRLLAAQRALPAGLRLLVVEGYRPYQAQSAIFTGYRDELRRRHPDWSAERLHRETTKFVSPVEVAPHSTGGAVDLTLCTDDGVELDLGTAIDATPEDSADACFTDAPTISATARRHRQIMVDALGGVGMVNYPTEWWHWSYGDRYWALITGAPRTRYGPVDLTVARSIPVPAER
- a CDS encoding D-alanine--D-alanine ligase family protein, yielding MSAPVRIGILFGGPSAEHEVSCASALGVARALTGSGYRTVAIGVTRSGGFRLMPDAVLAELRDRPAGERAIDDQLTVTGPAVELRRGPRPGVVQVAAANAPGAVHAELDVVFPVLHGPFGEDGVVQGLLESLNVPYVGCGILASAVGMNKVAMKRALRAEGIPVTPYVAFDSHTFRTVDDPEELVAGLRRPLFVKPAGMGSSIGITRVGEGDDLAAAVAEALRHDQVVMVEQGVTGRELECAVLGGSRPEASAVGEVQVVGGWFDYQQKYFGDADPMIVPAVLPDEVTERIRDLSLRAFAAIGGWGLARVDFFYEEETGAVYVNELNTMPGFTAHSMYPKVWAAVGVGYREVVDRLVELARVRHSGRPAMTAGSVR
- a CDS encoding pyridoxal-phosphate dependent enzyme codes for the protein MSRTVGRVRVDVGEAADWLAGRVVRTPVLRSPVIDDLAGARILLKAENLQNGGSYKMRGALRAVGRLAADGHSGVIAQSTGNHAIAVALAAREHGLAATVVLPVDAAPTKVDRARVAGARVVLAGTDVQERVATADKLSDETGHPVVDAYDHPDVIAGQGTASLELIEEAERAGTPLDALVVPVGGGGGVAGACLAAAGKGIEVYGVEPMGCDSLARSLAAGERVPVAPAPTIADGLRPTCVGELPFAIVRDVLRGVVRVDDDEISAAFRLILMEFRVLAEPSGAAGLAGALRLSGDAGVGRGRRRTVGVVLTGGNVEASLLARLVVQRPIVVTAAEGVAA